One genomic segment of Myxococcales bacterium includes these proteins:
- a CDS encoding NAD(P)H-binding protein, translated as MRAGARSRGSLIRTFLTGAGGYVGLHILRDLLEAGHEVTAVVRSPGKLGPFAEHRRLSIALTDLEDGARVADALPGHDACVHAALLWGDPRAELDVRDVAVAARLFDAAGSVGVKRCIYISSAAVHRPFSSEMCEESCLGASDLYGATKAAGELFLRAACAVHPMTGVVVRPGPVVGPPAFADGSFRSPDRIAEMVAAAVEGRPIEARRDDGRQFSDVSTVANVVRLLTAAPNPLPAYLCVDRDIITWERVAQLVVECLSSTSEVHVVTQDAERAIPRFRTERLERLTGGPAHAERALVAHIRHLARTLVASGAGLPAPA; from the coding sequence ATGCGGGCCGGCGCCCGTAGCCGAGGCAGTCTCATTCGAACCTTCCTGACAGGCGCTGGCGGATACGTTGGCCTCCACATCTTGCGCGACCTGCTCGAGGCCGGGCACGAGGTCACTGCGGTGGTGCGGTCGCCAGGCAAGCTAGGGCCATTCGCAGAGCATCGTCGGCTGAGCATCGCCCTGACGGACCTCGAAGACGGCGCGCGCGTTGCCGACGCGCTGCCGGGGCACGATGCGTGCGTGCATGCGGCGCTGCTCTGGGGTGATCCCCGCGCGGAGCTCGACGTGCGAGACGTCGCCGTCGCAGCGAGGCTATTCGACGCGGCGGGAAGCGTCGGCGTGAAGAGGTGCATCTACATCTCGTCGGCGGCCGTGCACCGCCCGTTCTCGAGCGAGATGTGCGAGGAGAGCTGCCTAGGCGCCAGCGATCTCTACGGCGCCACGAAGGCAGCGGGAGAGCTGTTCCTCCGCGCCGCGTGCGCCGTCCACCCGATGACAGGTGTCGTGGTTCGTCCCGGCCCCGTTGTCGGTCCGCCAGCGTTCGCTGATGGCTCCTTTCGGAGCCCTGATCGCATCGCGGAGATGGTGGCTGCTGCCGTGGAGGGCCGTCCCATCGAGGCAAGGCGAGACGACGGGCGTCAATTCTCGGATGTGTCCACCGTCGCGAACGTGGTCCGCCTCCTCACCGCGGCGCCGAATCCCCTTCCCGCTTACCTATGCGTCGATCGGGACATCATCACGTGGGAACGTGTTGCGCAGCTGGTGGTGGAGTGCCTGAGCTCGACGAGCGAGGTGCACGTCGTTACGCAAGACGCGGAACGTGCGATCCCCCGCTTCCGAACCGAACGGCTCGAGCGGCTCACCGGCGGGCCGGCCCACGCGGAACGAGCCCTGGTGGCGCACATTCGCCATCTCGCCCGCACGTTAGTGGCAAGCGGCGCAGGACTACCGGCTCCTGCGTGA
- a CDS encoding DUF885 domain-containing protein — MFATFDAVLDDLSPAEFTKYYGRCAALDVKLKTIDVTKLTLVEKIEHDKALSSLFDALARRDATTELWEQSNLVDVVDNLSLTPQVQTIRAKADIDALIAKYKEIPRYLQQRTDNLVAGAAKGLVASKPIVEASIANLKTYYGVVADNPFAALVFEDSVSQTDQDAWQPLVNTIVETVVVPAILKHAAELETKILPSARTTFGYGAMGTVGKTFYASQVKVHTGSTLSVDDIHALGLQRVSELDTAMRTNLTALSITDTKLSDALAKIQTQPEWTPATPAAAKTHVDGVVASLLKSEWVDDVWGLGTTVAAPSVDYVDDRAGSAYYVIGSDTFTIFTKDKPAFEHDAVVTHEFTHYLQDVAAKGLQANAISPYGSLFGSTSVVEGAALYAEMIRLEQPNAYKQGTVRGTALARLGAQGNLMLRAVRLVVDTGIHAKDWTRDQAIQYMKDRLTMADDEIEFEVDRYASFAGQALAYRVGAEGIRKAKEDTKARLGAAFSEKAFNKTMLELSGASLALVDEVAKSMK; from the coding sequence GTGTTCGCGACGTTCGACGCCGTGCTCGACGACCTCTCTCCGGCGGAGTTCACCAAGTACTACGGCCGCTGCGCCGCCCTCGACGTCAAGCTCAAGACGATAGATGTCACCAAGCTCACACTCGTTGAGAAGATCGAGCATGACAAAGCCTTGAGCTCCCTGTTCGACGCGCTTGCTCGACGTGATGCGACCACTGAGCTTTGGGAGCAGTCCAACCTCGTGGACGTCGTCGACAACTTGTCCTTGACGCCCCAGGTCCAGACGATTCGCGCCAAAGCCGACATCGACGCGCTCATTGCGAAGTACAAGGAAATCCCCCGGTACTTGCAGCAGAGGACGGACAACCTCGTGGCCGGCGCAGCCAAAGGGCTCGTGGCCTCCAAGCCCATCGTCGAGGCGTCCATCGCCAACCTCAAGACCTACTACGGGGTTGTGGCCGACAATCCCTTCGCGGCGTTGGTGTTCGAGGACTCGGTGTCGCAGACCGACCAAGACGCATGGCAGCCGCTCGTCAACACCATCGTCGAGACGGTCGTCGTCCCGGCCATCCTCAAGCACGCGGCCGAGCTCGAGACCAAGATCCTTCCGAGCGCGCGCACCACCTTCGGGTACGGCGCCATGGGCACTGTTGGCAAGACGTTCTACGCGAGCCAGGTCAAGGTCCACACCGGGTCGACGCTCTCGGTCGACGACATCCACGCGCTCGGGCTTCAACGCGTGTCCGAGCTCGACACCGCGATGCGCACGAACCTGACCGCGTTGTCGATCACCGACACGAAGCTCAGCGACGCGCTCGCGAAGATCCAGACGCAGCCCGAGTGGACGCCAGCGACCCCGGCGGCCGCGAAGACCCACGTGGACGGCGTCGTGGCGTCGCTGTTGAAGTCCGAGTGGGTGGACGACGTCTGGGGGCTGGGGACGACCGTTGCCGCGCCCTCGGTGGACTACGTCGACGATCGCGCCGGGTCCGCCTACTACGTGATCGGAAGCGACACTTTCACGATCTTCACGAAGGACAAGCCGGCCTTCGAGCACGACGCGGTCGTGACGCACGAGTTCACGCACTACCTGCAAGACGTTGCGGCCAAGGGCCTGCAGGCCAATGCGATCTCGCCGTATGGGTCGCTCTTTGGCTCCACGTCCGTGGTCGAGGGCGCAGCCCTCTACGCGGAAATGATTCGGCTCGAACAGCCAAACGCTTACAAGCAGGGAACCGTCCGGGGTACGGCCCTCGCGCGCCTAGGGGCCCAAGGAAACCTCATGCTTCGGGCCGTGCGGCTGGTGGTCGACACCGGGATCCACGCGAAGGACTGGACGCGTGACCAAGCGATTCAATACATGAAAGATCGCCTCACGATGGCCGACGACGAGATCGAGTTCGAGGTCGACCGCTACGCGTCCTTTGCAGGGCAGGCGCTTGCGTACCGCGTTGGAGCCGAAGGGATCCGCAAGGCCAAAGAGGACACCAAGGCCCGGCTTGGCGCGGCCTTCTCCGAGAAGGCCTTCAACAAGACGATGCTCGAATTGTCGGGAGCTTCGCTCGCGCTCGTCGACGAGGTTGCCAAGTCGATGAAGTGA
- a CDS encoding efflux RND transporter periplasmic adaptor subunit, translating into MAFTFRTSMPWVLLTALPHLVACGHPPTTDGPPVPVLGADALNLAPAREELLDTLYRTSGTVRGRSTAVLTSKTTGYVRTIAVTPGARVVAGQLLAVLEANDVAAGVRRTRAGLEQSLEAKTEAENALRAAQVAARIAKTSHDRAAALFAEKAVSRQEFDDTEARWRSAAAQEAMAEARVRSSAARIDQAKAEVGEAQATLDYARITAPFAGRVIERRADPGNLATPGMPILVLEQDGRLRVETYVEESRAASVLLGDAVTVDVGATGAPATGQISEVVPAVDVASRAFLVKVDLPEETQGLRPGMFARVTFRTGQKSRLVVPTAAITSLGALDRVFVAEGDRLRLRMVTRGETQGPWTEILSGLGPGERVVGAPGTGAKDGARLGAKL; encoded by the coding sequence ATGGCCTTCACCTTCCGAACCTCGATGCCGTGGGTGCTCCTCACCGCGCTCCCTCACCTGGTCGCTTGCGGCCACCCCCCCACGACCGATGGCCCGCCAGTCCCCGTGCTCGGCGCCGACGCGCTCAACCTGGCCCCCGCACGCGAGGAGCTCCTCGACACGCTCTATCGCACGAGCGGCACGGTCCGTGGTCGCTCGACGGCAGTCCTCACGAGCAAGACGACAGGCTACGTGCGCACGATTGCCGTAACGCCCGGCGCTCGCGTGGTCGCGGGCCAGCTTCTCGCAGTGCTTGAAGCCAACGACGTCGCGGCAGGCGTTCGGCGGACCCGCGCCGGCCTTGAGCAGTCGCTTGAAGCGAAGACGGAGGCCGAAAACGCGCTACGCGCGGCCCAGGTCGCGGCGCGCATCGCGAAGACCAGCCACGACCGCGCGGCGGCCTTGTTCGCGGAGAAGGCCGTGTCTCGCCAGGAGTTCGACGACACCGAGGCGCGTTGGCGCTCCGCCGCGGCGCAGGAAGCGATGGCCGAGGCGCGCGTTCGCTCGTCGGCGGCCCGCATCGACCAAGCGAAGGCCGAGGTCGGTGAGGCGCAGGCCACGCTCGACTACGCGCGCATCACGGCTCCCTTCGCGGGGCGCGTCATCGAGCGCCGCGCGGACCCGGGCAATCTCGCGACGCCGGGCATGCCCATCTTGGTCCTCGAGCAGGACGGCAGGCTGCGCGTCGAGACGTACGTTGAGGAGTCGCGCGCGGCGAGCGTCCTCTTGGGCGACGCCGTGACCGTCGACGTCGGTGCCACCGGCGCGCCCGCCACGGGACAGATCTCCGAAGTTGTGCCTGCCGTGGACGTCGCGTCCCGCGCGTTTCTCGTGAAGGTCGACCTCCCCGAAGAGACCCAGGGGCTGCGGCCTGGCATGTTCGCGCGCGTCACCTTCCGAACGGGGCAGAAGTCGCGGCTCGTCGTCCCCACGGCGGCCATCACCTCGCTCGGAGCGCTCGATCGCGTCTTCGTCGCCGAGGGCGATCGACTGAGGCTGCGGATGGTCACGCGCGGGGAAACGCAGGGACCGTGGACGGAGATTCTTTCGGGGCTCGGTCCCGGTGAGCGCGTCGTAGGCGCTCCCGGAACCGGCGCGAAGGACGGCGCTCGCCTCGGAGCAAAGCTGTGA
- a CDS encoding efflux RND transporter permease subunit — MTAPIKLGAAGRLARAFIHSKLTPLLLVASVLLGALAVWKLPREEEPQIVVPMSDVFVRMPGASAKEVEQRVTKPLERLLWEIPGVEYVYSTSSPGLSSVIVRFKVGEDEERSMVRLQQKLAAHMDIVPPGASAPLVKVRSIDDVPVLAITLWSTRYSGYELRRVAAELGQHVKQVPGVSEVSITGGERRSVRVLLDPEAMTARGVTPVLVANAMGAANQRVAAGAMNTGDRELLLEVGSVLTNARDVGNVVVAASDGHPVFVRDVARIVDGPDEPSTYVRFGAGSAAVDDERAARDGPAPAVTLSIAKHKGLNAVDVVADVTRKLDSQKGSLIPGDVRVSLTRDYGATAAEKSNELLLHMGIAVVSVALLIWLTLGRRESAIVMLAIPATLALTLTVFWLYGYTLNRITLFALIFSIGILVDDAIVVVENITRHCRLPENKGVSPTDIAIRAVDEVGNPTILATMTVIAAILPMAFVGGLMGPYIRPIPIGATAAMLFSLLVAFVVTPWATVRLMKCGGEHGHEEVEGRPTLLYRRVMGALLAVASLRRWFLGGVVVLLIGAMGLVAVKWVRVKMLPFDNKSEFQIIVDMPEGTSLERTDAVAQAVADVVAKQPEVRSYQTYVGTSGPYNFNGLVRHYFMRQGSNVADIQVNLVERGDRKAQSHAIAKRVREAIRPIAEASKARLKVAEVPPGPPVLATMVAEIYGPDYERQVAVAKQVEQLLEQSEGVVDVDTYVEDDLVKERLVVDREKAALSGVSEVEIARTLRLASSGESPGLVRDERESEDVTIQVRLDRAMRSDLERLRALRVAGRDGKLVSIGELVTVERTLQDKSIFHKNLMPVVYVTADVAGAVESPVYAILALGPKLDKMVLPEGYRLEQHTATQPFFSDKLAMKWDGEWHITYEVFRDLGMAFAAVLILIYVLNVAWFQSFKTPLVIMSAIPFSLVGILPAHGALGAFFTATSMIGFIAGAGIVVRNSIILVDFIEQRLAEGATLERAVVDAGAIRFRPMLLTAAAVVAGAAVILFDPIFQGLAISLMAGEIASLALSRMTVPVVFFLMRRREQARERRAAPTPTAPSGPPLESAATS; from the coding sequence GTGACCGCCCCCATCAAGCTCGGCGCCGCTGGCCGACTCGCGCGCGCGTTCATCCACTCCAAGCTGACGCCACTCTTGCTCGTCGCATCGGTGTTGCTCGGCGCGCTCGCCGTCTGGAAGCTTCCGCGCGAGGAGGAGCCGCAGATCGTCGTCCCCATGAGCGACGTCTTCGTGCGCATGCCTGGCGCCTCCGCCAAGGAGGTCGAACAGCGCGTCACCAAACCGCTCGAGCGCCTCCTGTGGGAGATCCCGGGGGTCGAATACGTCTATTCGACCTCCAGCCCCGGCCTCTCGTCGGTGATCGTTCGCTTCAAGGTCGGCGAGGACGAAGAGCGGAGCATGGTGCGCCTCCAGCAAAAGCTCGCGGCCCACATGGACATCGTCCCCCCGGGCGCCTCGGCGCCGCTCGTCAAGGTTCGGTCCATCGACGACGTCCCCGTTCTCGCGATCACGCTATGGAGCACCCGCTACTCGGGCTACGAGTTGCGGCGCGTGGCCGCCGAGCTTGGCCAACACGTCAAGCAGGTCCCCGGAGTGAGCGAGGTATCGATCACCGGCGGCGAGCGTCGTTCGGTGCGCGTGCTTCTCGACCCGGAAGCCATGACCGCTCGCGGTGTCACGCCCGTCCTCGTCGCCAACGCGATGGGCGCCGCCAACCAGCGGGTCGCTGCGGGAGCGATGAACACCGGTGATCGCGAGCTCCTGCTCGAGGTGGGCTCGGTGCTGACCAACGCCCGCGACGTCGGGAACGTCGTGGTGGCAGCGAGCGACGGCCACCCGGTCTTCGTGAGGGACGTCGCGCGCATCGTGGATGGCCCCGACGAACCGTCGACCTACGTGCGATTTGGCGCTGGCAGCGCCGCCGTGGACGACGAGCGAGCCGCCCGTGACGGCCCCGCGCCCGCGGTGACGCTCTCCATCGCAAAACACAAGGGCCTGAACGCCGTCGACGTCGTCGCGGACGTCACGCGCAAGCTCGATTCGCAGAAGGGGTCCTTGATCCCCGGCGACGTTCGCGTGTCGCTCACGCGCGACTACGGCGCTACCGCCGCCGAGAAGAGCAACGAGCTGCTCTTGCACATGGGCATCGCGGTCGTGAGCGTTGCGCTGCTCATTTGGCTGACGCTCGGCCGGCGTGAGTCGGCCATCGTCATGTTGGCCATCCCCGCGACGCTGGCGCTCACGCTGACGGTCTTCTGGCTCTACGGATACACGCTCAACCGCATCACGCTCTTCGCGCTCATCTTCTCGATCGGCATCTTGGTCGACGACGCCATCGTCGTCGTCGAGAACATCACGCGCCACTGCCGGCTGCCGGAGAACAAGGGCGTCAGCCCGACGGACATCGCCATCCGAGCCGTCGACGAGGTGGGGAACCCGACGATCCTCGCCACCATGACGGTCATCGCGGCGATCCTCCCGATGGCCTTCGTTGGCGGCCTCATGGGCCCCTACATACGACCCATCCCCATCGGCGCGACGGCGGCGATGCTCTTCTCGCTGCTCGTCGCCTTCGTCGTGACGCCGTGGGCCACCGTTCGACTCATGAAGTGCGGCGGCGAGCACGGCCACGAAGAGGTCGAAGGACGCCCTACCCTGCTCTACCGCCGCGTCATGGGCGCGCTCCTGGCGGTTGCCAGCCTGAGGCGGTGGTTCCTCGGCGGCGTCGTGGTGCTCCTCATCGGCGCCATGGGGCTCGTGGCCGTGAAGTGGGTTCGCGTGAAGATGCTGCCCTTCGACAACAAGAGCGAATTCCAGATCATCGTCGACATGCCCGAGGGCACATCGCTCGAACGCACCGACGCCGTCGCGCAGGCGGTCGCTGACGTCGTGGCCAAACAGCCCGAGGTCCGCTCCTACCAGACGTACGTGGGGACCTCGGGCCCCTACAACTTCAATGGCCTGGTGCGGCACTACTTCATGCGCCAGGGCTCCAACGTCGCCGACATCCAGGTCAACCTCGTGGAGCGGGGAGACCGCAAGGCTCAGAGCCACGCCATTGCCAAGCGCGTCCGCGAGGCCATCCGCCCCATCGCGGAAGCGTCGAAGGCGCGGCTTAAGGTGGCGGAGGTCCCGCCGGGACCGCCGGTGCTCGCGACGATGGTCGCCGAGATCTACGGCCCCGACTACGAGCGACAGGTCGCCGTCGCCAAGCAGGTGGAGCAGCTCCTCGAGCAGAGTGAGGGCGTCGTCGATGTGGACACCTACGTGGAGGACGACCTCGTGAAGGAGCGGCTCGTGGTCGACCGCGAGAAGGCGGCGCTGAGCGGCGTCAGTGAGGTCGAGATCGCACGAACGCTCCGCCTCGCGTCCAGCGGCGAGTCACCGGGCCTCGTACGCGACGAGCGCGAGAGTGAGGACGTGACCATCCAAGTGCGCCTCGATCGCGCCATGCGCTCTGATCTCGAACGTCTCCGGGCGCTGCGAGTGGCGGGCCGAGACGGCAAGCTCGTGAGCATCGGTGAGCTGGTCACGGTAGAGCGCACGCTCCAAGACAAGAGCATCTTTCACAAGAACCTCATGCCCGTCGTCTACGTGACGGCCGACGTGGCGGGCGCCGTCGAGAGCCCGGTCTACGCGATCCTGGCGCTGGGCCCGAAGCTCGACAAGATGGTCCTGCCGGAGGGCTACCGCCTCGAGCAACACACGGCCACGCAACCGTTCTTCAGCGACAAGCTCGCCATGAAGTGGGACGGCGAGTGGCACATCACCTACGAGGTCTTCCGCGATCTCGGGATGGCGTTCGCGGCCGTGCTCATCCTCATCTACGTGCTCAACGTTGCGTGGTTCCAGTCCTTCAAGACGCCGCTCGTCATCATGAGCGCGATTCCCTTCTCGCTCGTGGGCATTCTGCCGGCGCACGGTGCGCTAGGCGCGTTCTTCACCGCGACCTCGATGATCGGTTTCATCGCTGGCGCGGGCATCGTCGTGCGCAACTCCATCATCTTGGTCGACTTCATCGAGCAACGACT